In Pseudomonas sp. Leaf58, one DNA window encodes the following:
- a CDS encoding acyltransferase has product MSSNRIIFANQLRGIGALSVLVSHYIGIFWLAHPEISKLMGVPELLTFPSLPDALKLLSEYCIVFGQFGVGVFFIVSGLVIPISLKNVSWQDFILRRAIRIYPVYIVGFCIVILSIYLLSRYAGSDFKYTPGEIFAHFGVITRGPLGVDRIDGISWTLEVEIYFYLIMLATAKLLLRNGIKETIAASLLVSFIAFLVMHNNKYLLGVQIGSGLMLLLGVAFYKFINNKISKKEFILLQAILCALIPITWFCGTGITKYTQHWVYGYLLAIFTFNACFYLKDKIKDNAFLSHLADISYPIYVVHALFGYSIMYVALDNGLGVYSSICAAVISAYVASLALHIFVEKPTMLWIKQSHAKRSAVQNS; this is encoded by the coding sequence ATGAGCAGCAATAGAATTATATTTGCCAACCAACTAAGAGGAATTGGAGCACTTTCAGTCCTCGTATCACATTACATTGGGATATTCTGGCTTGCCCACCCTGAAATTAGCAAATTGATGGGTGTACCCGAACTACTCACCTTCCCGAGCCTCCCTGATGCATTGAAGTTGCTTTCCGAATACTGCATTGTCTTTGGCCAGTTTGGCGTGGGCGTATTCTTCATTGTCAGCGGGTTAGTCATACCGATATCGCTGAAAAATGTATCTTGGCAGGACTTCATCCTGCGCCGCGCCATCAGGATATACCCTGTCTACATCGTTGGCTTTTGCATCGTAATCCTGTCGATCTACTTGCTTTCAAGGTATGCAGGCAGTGACTTCAAATACACCCCAGGTGAGATATTCGCGCACTTCGGCGTCATTACGCGCGGACCGCTTGGGGTAGACCGCATTGACGGGATAAGCTGGACTCTAGAAGTTGAAATATACTTTTACCTCATCATGCTAGCGACCGCCAAACTTTTACTGCGAAATGGAATAAAAGAAACAATAGCAGCATCTCTCCTCGTCTCATTTATTGCTTTCCTGGTAATGCACAACAACAAGTACCTACTCGGAGTACAGATAGGGTCTGGCTTGATGCTTTTGCTTGGAGTGGCCTTCTACAAATTTATAAATAATAAAATATCAAAAAAGGAATTTATACTACTCCAAGCCATCCTCTGCGCACTAATACCAATCACTTGGTTTTGCGGAACCGGAATAACCAAATACACGCAACACTGGGTGTACGGATACCTCCTTGCGATTTTCACTTTCAATGCTTGCTTCTATCTTAAGGACAAAATAAAAGACAATGCATTTCTGTCCCACCTTGCAGACATCAGCTACCCAATATATGTAGTCCATGCACTTTTCGGGTATTCGATTATGTATGTTGCCCTAGACAATGGATTGGGGGTTTACTCATCGATCTGCGCGGCAGTCATTTCTGCTTATGTCGCTTCGCTTGCACTGCATATCTTCGTGGAGAAACCCACGATGCTATGGATAAAGCAGAGTCATGCGAAAAGGTCGGCGGTGCAAAACTCCTAA
- a CDS encoding DsbA family protein produces MQTSPILAFDFLDPWGWVAERRLNIAMTQAGITRDVTFHPCRSSLSQSATAMTYPAFLERRFGTQAASHQSLVAVELRKLGIEPAFAAITNLPDSCPALAAVLWLQRRGRSAQHFVGSVFAALYCHGQDIGDPIVMENLLSREMLAFGDIQEFMHSDDFGDELRDTEASVAAWSGRVIPSVRINGAVVFGAQTPSVLIPMLR; encoded by the coding sequence ATGCAAACTTCTCCCATTCTAGCATTCGACTTCCTTGACCCTTGGGGCTGGGTAGCAGAGCGCCGGCTTAACATTGCGATGACTCAGGCAGGTATAACTCGGGATGTCACATTCCATCCCTGCCGCTCTTCCTTGAGTCAATCAGCAACTGCAATGACCTATCCTGCCTTCTTGGAGCGCCGATTCGGAACGCAAGCTGCAAGCCATCAATCCCTAGTGGCGGTAGAACTGCGAAAGCTAGGCATCGAACCGGCGTTTGCCGCAATCACCAATCTTCCGGATTCCTGTCCCGCACTTGCGGCTGTGCTGTGGTTACAGCGCAGGGGAAGGTCCGCTCAACATTTCGTGGGAAGCGTGTTTGCAGCTTTGTATTGCCATGGTCAGGATATCGGTGATCCGATTGTTATGGAAAATTTGCTGAGCCGAGAAATGCTGGCTTTCGGCGATATCCAGGAGTTCATGCATAGCGACGACTTTGGTGATGAATTACGGGACACCGAAGCTTCGGTCGCGGCGTGGTCGGGGCGTGTCATTCCCTCTGTTCGCATCAACGGGGCTGTTGTATTCGGTGCGCAAACACCAAGCGTTTTGATCCCCATGCTCCGTTAG
- a CDS encoding LysR family transcriptional regulator, producing MDKFLALSMFVETVRCGGYSAAARKLGVATSSVARQVAALESDLGTTLLTRSTRQSSPTDLGLAYFENAVAILDAVAAADSMVTDRGSEAKGKLRVSVPVEFGRRLISPHLGRFLASHPQLEVSLTLSDEMVDLYKDRIDLAVRLGSTVSSEDVICTTIGHFQRWLVASPGYLEQHGAPTQPSELSHHSCMRFDYGGPMRDWHFEVDDQTVPIAVHGRMQSNNADILRQAAVAGQGVALLADWLVAEDVLHGRLTRLLPEYEANPTSVNASINIVYLPINRESTRIKVFSQFMKDLLDRA from the coding sequence ATGGATAAGTTTCTCGCGTTGAGCATGTTCGTAGAGACGGTGCGTTGCGGCGGCTACTCAGCAGCGGCGCGCAAGCTCGGCGTGGCTACATCGTCGGTCGCGCGGCAAGTGGCAGCATTAGAGTCGGATCTGGGCACCACACTTCTCACTCGCAGCACCCGACAAAGCAGCCCGACCGATTTGGGCCTGGCCTATTTCGAAAATGCGGTAGCCATCCTTGATGCAGTCGCTGCAGCAGATAGCATGGTTACGGATAGAGGAAGCGAAGCAAAAGGCAAGCTGCGGGTTAGCGTTCCGGTGGAGTTCGGCCGCCGCTTGATCTCACCCCACCTAGGGCGGTTTCTTGCAAGCCATCCACAATTGGAGGTTAGCCTGACCCTCAGTGACGAAATGGTGGACCTGTACAAAGATCGGATCGATCTGGCGGTTCGATTAGGCTCAACGGTTTCCAGCGAAGACGTCATTTGCACCACCATTGGCCACTTCCAACGCTGGCTGGTGGCCAGCCCTGGCTATCTGGAACAGCATGGAGCCCCAACGCAACCTAGCGAGCTCTCCCACCATTCGTGCATGCGCTTCGATTACGGTGGGCCTATGCGGGACTGGCATTTTGAAGTTGATGACCAAACTGTTCCTATTGCGGTACACGGCCGGATGCAAAGCAACAACGCCGATATTCTCAGGCAGGCGGCAGTCGCAGGGCAGGGCGTGGCCCTGTTAGCCGACTGGCTGGTGGCGGAAGATGTGCTGCACGGGCGACTCACCCGCTTGCTGCCTGAATATGAAGCGAATCCCACGTCAGTGAACGCCTCTATTAATATCGTTTATCTACCGATTAATCGCGAATCAACGCGTATCAAGGTGTTTTCGCAATTTATGAAAGACTTGCTCGATAGGGCCTAG
- a CDS encoding MFS transporter: MSTSSPETLTVASAPANSAPTLSKALVIFLAFCCGAVVANLYYAQPIVELIAPSIGLSPEHASLIVALTQFGYAAGLLFLVPLADLMENKRLVLGFTLVVGAFLAAAGFAESPSLFLIASLMIGLTSVAVQILVPLAAHMAPESSRGRVVGNIMSGLLLGILLARPVSSLASEFIGWRGVFFSAAGLMGVIAALVALLLPERMPNHHTTYGRLIGSVFGLAKQHAVLRERSLYQGLLFASFSFFWTVVPIELIRHYGFSQNGVALFALVGAVGAIAAPIAGRLADAGHGQVSTLVALIMAPAALLIGGIPGLGYLGLVAAAIALDFAVQLNMVLGQREVYALDPNSRARLNAVFMTSIFVGGALGSMLASPLYERFGWATTSITAAAIPALALAMFLVKHAGKR, encoded by the coding sequence ATGTCAACGAGCAGCCCTGAAACACTAACCGTCGCGTCGGCACCTGCCAACTCAGCTCCGACGCTGTCCAAAGCCTTGGTTATCTTCCTCGCGTTTTGCTGTGGTGCAGTCGTTGCAAACCTCTACTACGCACAGCCCATCGTTGAACTCATCGCCCCGAGTATTGGCCTGTCGCCGGAACATGCCAGCCTGATCGTTGCGTTAACCCAGTTCGGCTATGCCGCTGGCCTGCTGTTCCTGGTCCCGCTGGCCGACTTGATGGAAAACAAACGTCTGGTGCTTGGCTTTACCCTGGTTGTAGGCGCGTTCCTGGCGGCGGCAGGCTTCGCCGAATCACCGTCACTGTTCTTGATCGCGTCGCTGATGATTGGGCTGACGTCTGTCGCCGTGCAGATCCTGGTGCCGCTGGCCGCGCATATGGCGCCTGAAAGCAGCCGTGGCCGCGTTGTAGGGAATATCATGAGCGGCCTGCTGCTTGGTATCCTCCTCGCTCGCCCGGTTTCCAGCTTGGCCTCTGAGTTCATTGGTTGGAGAGGTGTATTCTTCAGTGCCGCAGGGCTGATGGGGGTGATCGCTGCACTTGTGGCACTGCTGTTGCCCGAGCGCATGCCGAATCATCACACCACTTACGGTCGCCTGATCGGCTCCGTTTTCGGCCTGGCCAAGCAACATGCTGTTCTTCGTGAGCGCTCGCTTTATCAAGGCCTGTTGTTCGCAAGCTTCAGCTTCTTTTGGACTGTTGTACCGATCGAGCTGATTCGCCATTACGGCTTCAGTCAAAACGGGGTAGCGCTGTTCGCCCTGGTCGGTGCAGTGGGCGCTATCGCGGCCCCGATCGCTGGCCGCTTGGCCGATGCCGGCCATGGCCAGGTAAGCACACTGGTGGCGTTGATAATGGCCCCGGCAGCGCTGCTGATCGGGGGTATCCCTGGGCTGGGCTATCTGGGTTTGGTTGCTGCTGCAATTGCGTTGGACTTTGCGGTGCAGTTGAACATGGTCCTTGGCCAGCGCGAAGTCTACGCGCTGGACCCCAACAGCCGGGCACGCCTAAACGCAGTATTCATGACCAGCATCTTCGTAGGCGGCGCACTGGGTTCGATGCTCGCCAGCCCGCTTTATGAGCGCTTTGGTTGGGCCACCACTAGCATCACTGCCGCAGCGATCCCCGCTCTGGCGCTTGCCATGTTTCTGGTAAAACATGCCGGTAAGCGCTGA
- a CDS encoding FAD-dependent oxidoreductase — translation MAQTDVLIVGAGPTGLALALWLTRQGVCVRIVDKSSGPGEASRAMAVQARTLELYRQLGMTEAVIAAGYKTPAMNLWARGSHRARIPLVDAGKQVSAYPFVLIYPQDRHERLLVRRLQSLGVEVEWQTELQSFEEGEGHVTALLKQADGREESFAAAYLAGCDGARSRIRHVIGSGFEGGTYKQLFYVADVRVTGIEPAGEAHIAFDKSDFVLLLCSGEKDQYRLIGTVRDERAEHPEQLTFADVGHDAINGLNLQITEVNWFSTYRVHHRVTDHFRRGRAFLLGDAAHVHSPAGGQGMNTGILDAINLAWKLAAVVKGKAPDTLLDSYPIERQAFARTLVETTDKLFTWVTAQGGFADFVRTRIAPIFASVAYKNENVREYLFRVVSQTTLNYHDSPLSQGKAGGVQGGDRLPWLPGATADNYDSLAAIQWQVHVYGQAKAELSQWCSKHGIPLHMFAWEPAYQKAGVAKNATYLMRPDTYVALADPEGEASTLSRYFQAHGMLPN, via the coding sequence ATGGCGCAAACCGACGTTCTCATTGTTGGCGCTGGCCCGACCGGGCTGGCGCTAGCGCTTTGGCTCACCCGGCAAGGCGTCTGCGTAAGGATCGTCGACAAGAGCAGTGGTCCAGGCGAAGCTTCTCGCGCCATGGCTGTTCAAGCCCGCACGCTAGAGCTCTATCGCCAGCTAGGTATGACTGAGGCCGTGATAGCTGCGGGCTACAAAACACCGGCCATGAACCTGTGGGCACGGGGCAGCCACAGAGCGCGTATCCCCTTGGTCGATGCAGGCAAACAGGTTTCTGCGTATCCCTTTGTGTTGATTTATCCCCAGGATCGCCATGAGCGCTTATTGGTAAGGCGGCTGCAGTCACTTGGCGTGGAGGTGGAATGGCAAACCGAACTGCAGTCCTTTGAGGAGGGTGAAGGCCATGTCACTGCCCTCCTGAAACAGGCTGATGGACGAGAAGAATCCTTTGCTGCAGCTTATTTGGCGGGATGCGATGGCGCTCGTTCACGTATTCGGCATGTGATCGGCAGCGGTTTCGAGGGCGGCACCTACAAGCAGCTTTTCTATGTCGCGGATGTCAGGGTAACTGGCATCGAGCCCGCAGGCGAGGCGCACATCGCTTTTGATAAATCCGACTTTGTGCTGCTGTTATGCTCCGGCGAAAAAGACCAATACCGCCTGATTGGCACCGTGCGTGATGAGCGCGCCGAGCATCCTGAGCAGCTGACATTCGCAGACGTTGGCCATGATGCCATCAATGGCTTGAACCTGCAGATTACCGAGGTGAACTGGTTTTCCACCTACCGTGTTCATCACCGTGTCACCGATCACTTCCGTCGTGGCAGAGCGTTTCTGCTGGGTGATGCAGCGCATGTGCATAGCCCGGCCGGTGGCCAGGGCATGAACACCGGCATCCTCGACGCGATCAACCTGGCGTGGAAGTTGGCAGCGGTGGTAAAAGGCAAGGCGCCCGATACCTTACTCGACAGTTACCCGATTGAACGCCAAGCATTTGCCCGCACGCTGGTAGAGACAACGGACAAACTGTTCACGTGGGTTACCGCTCAGGGCGGGTTTGCCGACTTTGTACGCACTCGCATCGCGCCGATCTTCGCAAGCGTTGCGTACAAGAACGAAAACGTTCGTGAGTACCTGTTCCGAGTGGTTTCGCAAACCACCCTGAATTACCACGACAGCCCGCTGAGCCAGGGTAAGGCCGGTGGGGTTCAGGGCGGTGATCGCTTGCCTTGGCTACCTGGGGCCACGGCGGACAACTACGATTCACTGGCAGCCATTCAGTGGCAGGTGCATGTTTATGGCCAAGCCAAGGCAGAGTTGTCGCAATGGTGCAGCAAGCACGGCATTCCGCTGCATATGTTCGCTTGGGAACCTGCATACCAGAAAGCCGGCGTTGCCAAAAATGCTACTTATCTAATGCGGCCTGATACTTATGTCGCGCTGGCTGATCCTGAGGGCGAAGCATCCACCTTGAGCCGATATTTTCAGGCGCACGGCATGCTGCCCAATTGA